The following are from one region of the Betta splendens chromosome 15, fBetSpl5.4, whole genome shotgun sequence genome:
- the hhat gene encoding protein-cysteine N-palmitoyltransferase HHAT isoform X1, giving the protein MTSKPQRLHAPLPWTELLTYWVLSFGSHLYSFYQLHRFSKDHEARLERAFQLEKGLIEGFKRDPSDFEWSLWTECAKRSLLWSLTGHGVISRLTSILCPKLKVHALTLYGLLAASTVLGIKGVSVLLVHLGVTFSVALLRKPALSWTCNLLLLSTLHIQPLQEIQKSWYTTEEEYYLLLFSVAVCGLRFISFSLEHCWSPAASGEAVQLCWLFSYTFYHPFFYNGPIITYKDYVEKMQRPSEDESAVSHLLLTSGRLILWWCTAEYMIHVMYMHSIQANETYLEILPPWALGGLALALVQFFYVKYLVLFGLPSMLATLDKLVPPKLPRCVSIMYSFTGMWRHFDEGLYRWLIRYIYVPLGGSRRGPLYKMLSTGLAFGFVCLWHGGNDYLQYWALMNWAGVLMENGLKSLFASPFVHDTVEQKLSPAMKRRCIAFLSAFSTAMLILSNLVFLGGIHVARVFWKRVFIQGWSTITPPMLAFLYCFAQVGLEWTSHPA; this is encoded by the exons ATGACATCTAAACCGCAGCGTCTGCATGCGCCCCTGCCATGGACAGAGCTCCTCACATATTGGGTGCTGTCCTTTGGATCTCATCTCTACTCTTTCTACCAGCTGCACAGGTTCTCCAAAG ACCATGAAGCAAGATTAGAAAGAGCATTCCAGTTAGAAAAAGGACTCATTGAGGGTTTTAAGAGA GATCCATCTGACTTCGAGTGGAGTTTATGGACTGAATGTGCAAAGCGGTCGTTACTGTGGAGCCTGACTGGTCATGGCGTGATATCGAGGCTGACTAGCATACTTTGTCCGAAG CTCAAGGTGCATGCACTCACATTATATGGCCTCCTAGCAGCGAGCACTGTGCTGGGAATCAAAGGTGTGAGTGTGCTATTGGTACATTTAGGTGTCACCTTTTCAGTGGCTCTGCTGCGAAAGCCTGCTCTGTCGTGGACATgtaacctgctgctgctgtccacaCTTCACATCCAACCTCTTCAGGAGATCCAG AAAAGCTGGTATACGACGGAGGAGGAGTACTATCTGCTGCTCTTCAGTGTTGCTGTCTGTGGACTGCGCTTCATCAGCTTCAGCCTGGAGCATTGCTGGAGCCCTGCAGCCAGCGGTGAAGCTGTGCAGCTCTGTTGGTTGTTTTCATACACCTTCTATCATCCTTTTTTCTACAATGGGCCCATTATCACATACAAAGACTACGTTGAGAAG ATGCAGAGGCCCTCTGAGGATGAGTCAGCTGTAAGTCACTTGTTGCTCACATCAGGACGGCTCATTCTGTGGTGGTGCACTGCAGAATACATGATCCATGTGATGTACATGCACTCCATCCAGGCTAATGAAACCTATCTAGAAATTCTTCCACCTTGGGCCTTGG GTGGTCTGGCCTTGGCCCTCGTCCAGTTCTTCTATGTGAAGTATCTGGTGCTGTTTGGCCTTCCTTCCATGCTGGCTACTTTGGATAAACTAGTGCCCCCCAAGCTTCCTCGTTGTGTGAGCATCATGTATAGTTTCACAGGAATGTGGAG GCACTTTGACGAAGGTCTGTATCGATGGCTCATCAG atACATTTATGTCCCGCTGGGAGGTTCACGGCGTGGTCCTCTCTACAAAATGCTGTCCACTGGCCTCGCGTTTGGATTCGTCTGCCTCTGGCACGGTGGGAACGACTACCTACAGTACTGGGCCCTGATGAACTGGGCTGGAGTTCTGATGGAAAATGGACTGAAATCTCTGTTTGCGTCACCCTTTGTTCATGACACTGTT GAGCAGAAGCTCTCCCCAGCAATGAAAAGACGTTGCATCGCCTTTCTCTCTGCGTTCTCCACTGCCATGCTCATCCTTTCTAATCTAGTGTTCCTTGGGGGGATACATGTTGCCAGAGTCTTTTGGAAGCGCGTCTTCATTCAAG GCTGGTCTACCATCACCCCGCCTATGCTGGCTTTCCTCTACTGCTTTGCTCAGGTTGGGCTGGAGTGGACTTCTCACCCAGCATGA
- the hhat gene encoding protein-cysteine N-palmitoyltransferase HHAT isoform X2, translating to MTSKPQRLHAPLPWTELLTYWVLSFGSHLYSFYQLHRFSKDHEARLERAFQLEKGLIEGFKRDPSDFEWSLWTECAKRSLLWSLTGHGVISRLTSILCPKLKVHALTLYGLLAASTVLGIKGVSVLLVHLGVTFSVALLRKPALSWTCNLLLLSTLHIQPLQEIQKSWYTTEEEYYLLLFSVAVCGLRFISFSLEHCWSPAASGEAVQLCWLFSYTFYHPFFYNGPIITYKDYVEKMQRPSEDESAVSHLLLTSGRLILWWCTAEYMIHVMYMHSIQANETYLEILPPWALGGLALALVQFFYVKYLVLFGLPSMLATLDKLVPPKLPRCVSIMYSFTGMWRHFDEGLYRWLIRYIYVPLGGSRRGPLYKMLSTGLAFGFVCLWHGGNDYLQYWALMNWAGVLMENGLKSLFASPFVHDTVEQKLSPAMKRRCIAFLSAFSTAMLILSNLVFLGGIHVARVFWKRVFIQGWAGVDFSPSMSHLDCVWERGSRRTC from the exons ATGACATCTAAACCGCAGCGTCTGCATGCGCCCCTGCCATGGACAGAGCTCCTCACATATTGGGTGCTGTCCTTTGGATCTCATCTCTACTCTTTCTACCAGCTGCACAGGTTCTCCAAAG ACCATGAAGCAAGATTAGAAAGAGCATTCCAGTTAGAAAAAGGACTCATTGAGGGTTTTAAGAGA GATCCATCTGACTTCGAGTGGAGTTTATGGACTGAATGTGCAAAGCGGTCGTTACTGTGGAGCCTGACTGGTCATGGCGTGATATCGAGGCTGACTAGCATACTTTGTCCGAAG CTCAAGGTGCATGCACTCACATTATATGGCCTCCTAGCAGCGAGCACTGTGCTGGGAATCAAAGGTGTGAGTGTGCTATTGGTACATTTAGGTGTCACCTTTTCAGTGGCTCTGCTGCGAAAGCCTGCTCTGTCGTGGACATgtaacctgctgctgctgtccacaCTTCACATCCAACCTCTTCAGGAGATCCAG AAAAGCTGGTATACGACGGAGGAGGAGTACTATCTGCTGCTCTTCAGTGTTGCTGTCTGTGGACTGCGCTTCATCAGCTTCAGCCTGGAGCATTGCTGGAGCCCTGCAGCCAGCGGTGAAGCTGTGCAGCTCTGTTGGTTGTTTTCATACACCTTCTATCATCCTTTTTTCTACAATGGGCCCATTATCACATACAAAGACTACGTTGAGAAG ATGCAGAGGCCCTCTGAGGATGAGTCAGCTGTAAGTCACTTGTTGCTCACATCAGGACGGCTCATTCTGTGGTGGTGCACTGCAGAATACATGATCCATGTGATGTACATGCACTCCATCCAGGCTAATGAAACCTATCTAGAAATTCTTCCACCTTGGGCCTTGG GTGGTCTGGCCTTGGCCCTCGTCCAGTTCTTCTATGTGAAGTATCTGGTGCTGTTTGGCCTTCCTTCCATGCTGGCTACTTTGGATAAACTAGTGCCCCCCAAGCTTCCTCGTTGTGTGAGCATCATGTATAGTTTCACAGGAATGTGGAG GCACTTTGACGAAGGTCTGTATCGATGGCTCATCAG atACATTTATGTCCCGCTGGGAGGTTCACGGCGTGGTCCTCTCTACAAAATGCTGTCCACTGGCCTCGCGTTTGGATTCGTCTGCCTCTGGCACGGTGGGAACGACTACCTACAGTACTGGGCCCTGATGAACTGGGCTGGAGTTCTGATGGAAAATGGACTGAAATCTCTGTTTGCGTCACCCTTTGTTCATGACACTGTT GAGCAGAAGCTCTCCCCAGCAATGAAAAGACGTTGCATCGCCTTTCTCTCTGCGTTCTCCACTGCCATGCTCATCCTTTCTAATCTAGTGTTCCTTGGGGGGATACATGTTGCCAGAGTCTTTTGGAAGCGCGTCTTCATTCAAG GTTGGGCTGGAGTGGACTTCTCACCCAGCATGAGTCACCTTGACTGCGTATGGGAGCGAGGATCCAGAAGAACCTGCTGA